From Pirellulales bacterium, a single genomic window includes:
- a CDS encoding NAD-dependent epimerase/dehydratase family protein → MKILITGLCGFVGSSVALRLRECRSDITVVGIDNFSRPGSKTNRSRLEAAGIKVVEGDVTCSSTVDMLGTADWIIHAAAIPTVMAGVDNRTSSRELVKQNLLGALNLLEHARNHRAGFILLSSSRVYNIPLLAELPLKIQGEAFALDVSANLPVGCSRQGINELFSTAPPASLYGASKLAAERLALEYGQAFGFPVIINRCGVLAGGTQFGVAAQGIFSFWVRAYAQRRPLQYIGFDGAGHQVRDALHPHDLADLLALQMLQTPSSGEIWNVGGGLENAMSLAQLSHWCQQAFGPHTVESKPQPRPFDVAWIVMDSRQVEAAYRWRLHMSLPSILEEIAEHHRKHPEWLDLSQSP, encoded by the coding sequence ATGAAGATTCTTATTACCGGCCTGTGCGGATTTGTCGGTAGTTCGGTAGCGCTTCGATTGCGGGAATGCCGCAGCGACATCACGGTTGTTGGAATTGACAACTTCAGCCGGCCGGGGAGCAAAACGAATCGTTCGCGGCTGGAGGCGGCCGGCATCAAGGTTGTTGAAGGAGATGTAACTTGCAGCAGCACCGTAGATATGCTCGGCACGGCAGATTGGATCATCCACGCCGCGGCAATTCCCACGGTAATGGCGGGAGTAGATAACCGCACCAGCAGCCGGGAACTGGTGAAACAGAATCTGCTTGGCGCGCTCAATCTTTTGGAACACGCACGAAACCACCGCGCGGGTTTCATCCTGCTTTCCAGTAGCCGGGTATACAACATTCCGCTGTTGGCTGAATTGCCGCTCAAAATACAGGGCGAAGCATTTGCGCTTGATGTCAGCGCCAATTTGCCCGTCGGCTGCTCGCGGCAGGGTATCAACGAATTATTTTCTACAGCGCCTCCAGCATCGTTGTACGGCGCGAGCAAGCTGGCCGCGGAGAGGCTGGCACTGGAATATGGCCAGGCATTTGGCTTTCCTGTCATTATCAACCGCTGTGGCGTGTTAGCCGGCGGAACGCAATTCGGCGTTGCCGCGCAGGGGATTTTTTCGTTTTGGGTGCGAGCTTATGCGCAGCGCCGGCCATTGCAGTACATTGGCTTCGATGGCGCAGGGCATCAAGTGCGCGATGCGCTGCATCCGCACGATTTAGCTGACCTTTTAGCGCTGCAAATGCTCCAAACACCCTCATCGGGCGAAATCTGGAATGTTGGCGGCGGCTTGGAAAATGCGATGTCGCTGGCGCAATTAAGCCACTGGTGCCAGCAGGCGTTCGGTCCGCATACCGTGGAAAGCAAGCCGCAACCGCGCCCATTCGACGTGGCGTGGATTGTTATGGACAGTCGCCAAGTCGAAGCCGCATACCGCTGGCGTTTGCACATGTCTCTTCCGTCCATCTTGGAAGAAATTGCTGAACACCATCGCAAACATCCGGAGTGGTTGGATTTGTCGCAATCGCCATGA